A stretch of Lactuca sativa cultivar Salinas chromosome 6, Lsat_Salinas_v11, whole genome shotgun sequence DNA encodes these proteins:
- the LOC111914165 gene encoding ubiquitin-conjugating enzyme E2 32: MGDKYNMKNPSVKRILQEVKEMQSNPSDDFTSLPLEENIFEWQFAIRGPNDTEFEGGIYHGRIQLPSEYPFKPPSFMLLTPNGRFETQTKICLSISNHHPEHWQPSWSVRTALTALIAFMPTSPNGALGSLDYKKEERRLLALKSRESAPKYGTPDRQRLIDEIHEYMISKAPPVPQQTSEDAIASEQPPPAATESAAEAPATPQNTTTEITTDDENEENHEANMEAEDPRVSKHAVPSALSVVHTVEPRRQEVVMVQKSSDDRLFTWAAVGLAVAILVLLLKKYMKASGYGAVFVDES, from the exons ATGGGTGATAAGTACAATATGAAGAATCCGTCAGTGAAGAGGATTTTACAGGAGGTGAAAGAAATGCAATCGAATCCATCTGATGATTTCACGAGCCTTCCTCTTGAG GAAAACATATTTGAATGGCAGTTTGCAATAAGGGGACCAAATGACACCGAATTTGAAGGAGGAATTTATCACGGCAGAATTCAATTGCCTTCTGAATACCCATTCAAACCACCATCGTTTATGTTGTTGACG CCAAATGGACGTTTTGAAACTCAAACCAAGATTTGCTTAAGCATATCAAATCATCACCCTGAGCATTGGCAACCATCATGGAGtg TTAGGACTGCTTTAACAGCGCTTATAGCATTTATGCCTACAAGCCCAAATGGAGCTTTAGGATCATTGGATTACAAGAAAGAAGAAAGGCGTCTTCTCGCACTTAAATCTCGTGAAAGTGCTCCTAAATATGGTACTCCAGATCGTCAAAGGCTCATTGATGAG ATTCATGAATACATGATCAGCAAAGCACCACCGGTCCCTCAGCAGACCTCTGAAGATGCTATTGCTTCAGAACAACCACCACCTGCCGCCACAGAATCCGCCGCTGAAGCTCCGGCGACTCCTCAAAACACCACCACGGAGATCACCACCGATGATGAAAATGAAGAAAACCATGAGGCTAACATGGAAGCGGAAGACCCTAGGGTATCAAAACATGCTGTACCTTCTGCATTATCTGTTGTACACACGGTGGAACCACGGCGGCAGGAGGTGGTGATGGTTCAGAAAAGCTCCGATGACCGCCTGTTCACGTGGGCGGCGGTTGGGCTGGCCGTTGCTATTTTGGTGCTTCTTTTGAAGAAGTATATGAAAGCTAGCGGATATGGTGCGGTTTTTGTTGATGAATCATGA
- the LOC111914166 gene encoding universal stress protein PHOS32 has translation MGEARRVGVAMDFSACSRAAVKWAVDNVLKKGDHLILVNILPEGREEGTEIQLWEVTGSPLIPLSEFRDPQLVTKKYGTKPDPETLEIVSLAATQKEVEVLLKIFWGDAREKLCEAVDNIPLDCLIVGNRGLGKLKRAILGSVSNYVVNHSSCPVTVVKS, from the exons ATGGGGGAGGCGAGAAGGGTCGGAGTTGCGATGGATTTCTCGGCTTGTAGCAGAGCCGCTGTGAAATGGGCGGTGGATAACGTTTTGAAGAAAGGCGATCATCTCATCCTCGTCAACATTCTCCCTGAAGGCCGTGAAGAAGGAACCGAGATCCAGCTCTGGGAAGTCACCGGATCTC CTTTGATCCCGTTATCGGAGTTTCGTGATCCCCAGCTTGTGACCAAGAAATATGGAACGAAGCCTGACCCAGAAACACTAGAAATCGTTAGTTTGGCTGCAACTCAGAAAGAG GTTGAGGTTTTGCTGAAAATCTTTTGGGGAGATGCTCGAGAGAAACTATGTGAAGCGGTTGATAATATCCCGTTAGACTGTCTTATTGTCGGGAACCGAGGACTTGGCAAGTTAAAGAG GGCTATTTTGGGCAGTGTGAGCAACTATGTAGTGAACCATAGTTCTTGCCCCGTAACTGTCGTGAAGTCGTGA
- the LOC111914167 gene encoding uncharacterized protein LOC111914167 isoform X2: protein MEVDQEQNHDVEDDPFLRFVDYSISVLSPADDEDVVDEESSRPAWSWVAGRIIKTCKAYSSGVTPAILLSELSQAWAENLRGGYSKKKRPECIDQLQKKHKRGKLPNTVTIDSIYEKNFLSLTNVLEVVIVDAFLLPGTNFYMLTLGDFWSSNTIDLYLHRRFYDLADLKNGILRKGREIFLTGCYLRTTSRGSGRLRLLPTEYLLIILNEDEDDDAMLLAAQFCSDPLSSVSVDAGVSYSLYARIESIGCLEIQGKFGSLQRKQITLVDNDNFRVKFVLWGDQIMLANLFSVGSWLALDRPFVSTCIEMDSSEEVCLEYGSVTQLYLVPFIRHEEQVSVASTQNHYQGSKVLTAVDPSQGTKVSQVTLPCDSRGAIDFSSYPFRLFAGDLRDKMTSISIYGTVTDIKTTNNQESIFLLRIQDPTGEIWANLHFLKSWSLGKLSIGHTVYIAGLTCSITKHKSIEVSWHEKEGGSFFVNLSCLPALLNSSCLHKSSTLSDLSVSPKTSNTHVCRIWLENIEPCDVNLRYCHSSCGHSVTKKRGSHCSFCGCDCDDDDVIHSFHLKVTIADDTGKVIAWCTDHTATELLQISPDEFYNLPEEEQIMYPSSLEHERFIVALVNSGSADNISNWEITQALKSD from the exons ATGGAGGTGGATCAAGAACAGAATCACGATGTAGAAGATGATCCTTTCCTTCGATTTGTGGATTACTCGATATCTGTATTATCCCCAGCGGATGACGAAGATGTAGTTGATGAAGAATCTAGTAGACCTGCCTGGAGCTGGGTTGCTGGTCGGATTATCAAAACTTGTAAAGCTTATTCAAGTGGAGTCACACCCGCCATTCTCCTCTCTGAACTATCGCAG GCATGGGCTGAGAATCTAAGAGGTGGGTATTCTAAGAAGAAAAGGCCAGAATGTATTGATCAGTTGCAAAAGAAGCATAAGAGAGGAAAGCTTCCCAACACAGTTACAATCGATTCAATCTATGAAAAGAATTTCTTGTCATTGACTAATGTTCTTGAGGTTGTCATAGTTGATGCTTTTCTTCTTCCAG GGACAAATTTCTACATGCTAACCTTGGGAGATTTTTGGAGCTCCAATACTATTGATCTTTATCTTCATCGCAG GTTTTATGACTTGGCTGACCTTAAAAATGGAATATTGAGGAAAGGGCGAGAGATTTTCCTTACTGGATGTTATCTTAGAACAACCTCTCGTGGATCAGGTCGCCTACGTCTTCTACCAACTGAATATCTACTCATAATCCTAAATGAG gatgaagatgatgatgcaaTGCTGCTTGCAGCACAATTCTGTTCTGATCCTTTATCTTCAGTTTCTGTTGATGCAGGAGTCTCGTATTCTTTATATGCTAG GATCGAGTCGATTGGATGTTTAGAAATTCAGGGGAAGTTTGGTAGCTTGCAGAGGAAACAAATTACTCTTGTAGACAATGATAATTTCAGGGTAAAATTTGTACTATGGGGTGATCAGATCATGCTTGCCAATCTTTTCAG TGTAGGAAGTTGGCTAGCTTTGGATCGACCatttgtttcaacttgtattGAAATGGATTCATCTGAAGAAGTATGTCTGGAATATGGGAGTGTTACTCAACTCTATTTGGTGCCTTTCATTCGACATGAAGAACAA GTATCTGTGGCATCAACACAAAATCATTATCAAGGGTCAAAAGTGTTGACTGCAGTTGACCCAAGTCAAGGAACTAAAGTTTCTCAAGTCACCTTGCCATGTGATTCTCGAGGAGCCATTGACTTCAGTAGCTACCCTTTCAGG TTATTTGCAGGTGATCTTAGAGATAAGATGACTAGCATAAGCATCTATGGCACAGTTACAGATATTAAAACCACAAATAATCAAGAATCCATATTCTTGTTGAGAATTCAAGATCCAACTGGAGAAATATGGGCCAACCTACATTTTCTCAAATCatg GTCATTAGGGAAATTAAGCATTGGTCACACAGTATACATTGCTGGCTTAACATGCTCTATCACAAAACACAAGAG TATCGAAGTTTCATGGCATGAGAAAGAAGGCGGATCTTTTTTTGTTAACCTCAGTTGCTTACCAGCTTTGTTAAACTCTTCATGTCTTCACAAATCCTCCACACTTTCAGATCTATCAGTATCACCCAAAACTAGCAACACACAT GTGTGTCGAATTTGGCTAGAAAACATCGAACCCTGTGATGTAAATTTACGATATTGTCACTCATCATGTGGACACTCGGTTACAAAGAAACGTGGGTCCCACTGCAGCTTCTGTGGTTGTGactgtgatgatgatgatgtcatCCATAGTTTCCATTTAAAAGTCACGATTGCAGATGATACTGGGAAAGTTATAGCCTGGTGCACAGACCACACAGCTACTGAGCTCCTGCAAATTTCTCCTGATGAATTCTACAACTTGCCTGAG GAAGAGCAAATAATGTATCCGTCTTCTCTTGAGCATGAGAGGTTCATCGTTGCATTGGTTAATTCTGGATCAGCGGATAATATCTCCAATTGGGAAATCACTCAGGCATTGAAGTCCGACTAA
- the LOC111914167 gene encoding uncharacterized protein LOC111914167 isoform X1, producing MAAMEVDQEQNHDVEDDPFLRFVDYSISVLSPADDEDVVDEESSRPAWSWVAGRIIKTCKAYSSGVTPAILLSELSQAWAENLRGGYSKKKRPECIDQLQKKHKRGKLPNTVTIDSIYEKNFLSLTNVLEVVIVDAFLLPGTNFYMLTLGDFWSSNTIDLYLHRRFYDLADLKNGILRKGREIFLTGCYLRTTSRGSGRLRLLPTEYLLIILNEDEDDDAMLLAAQFCSDPLSSVSVDAGVSYSLYARIESIGCLEIQGKFGSLQRKQITLVDNDNFRVKFVLWGDQIMLANLFSVGSWLALDRPFVSTCIEMDSSEEVCLEYGSVTQLYLVPFIRHEEQVSVASTQNHYQGSKVLTAVDPSQGTKVSQVTLPCDSRGAIDFSSYPFRLFAGDLRDKMTSISIYGTVTDIKTTNNQESIFLLRIQDPTGEIWANLHFLKSWSLGKLSIGHTVYIAGLTCSITKHKSIEVSWHEKEGGSFFVNLSCLPALLNSSCLHKSSTLSDLSVSPKTSNTHVCRIWLENIEPCDVNLRYCHSSCGHSVTKKRGSHCSFCGCDCDDDDVIHSFHLKVTIADDTGKVIAWCTDHTATELLQISPDEFYNLPEEEQIMYPSSLEHERFIVALVNSGSADNISNWEITQALKSD from the exons ATGGCAGCCATGGAGGTGGATCAAGAACAGAATCACGATGTAGAAGATGATCCTTTCCTTCGATTTGTGGATTACTCGATATCTGTATTATCCCCAGCGGATGACGAAGATGTAGTTGATGAAGAATCTAGTAGACCTGCCTGGAGCTGGGTTGCTGGTCGGATTATCAAAACTTGTAAAGCTTATTCAAGTGGAGTCACACCCGCCATTCTCCTCTCTGAACTATCGCAG GCATGGGCTGAGAATCTAAGAGGTGGGTATTCTAAGAAGAAAAGGCCAGAATGTATTGATCAGTTGCAAAAGAAGCATAAGAGAGGAAAGCTTCCCAACACAGTTACAATCGATTCAATCTATGAAAAGAATTTCTTGTCATTGACTAATGTTCTTGAGGTTGTCATAGTTGATGCTTTTCTTCTTCCAG GGACAAATTTCTACATGCTAACCTTGGGAGATTTTTGGAGCTCCAATACTATTGATCTTTATCTTCATCGCAG GTTTTATGACTTGGCTGACCTTAAAAATGGAATATTGAGGAAAGGGCGAGAGATTTTCCTTACTGGATGTTATCTTAGAACAACCTCTCGTGGATCAGGTCGCCTACGTCTTCTACCAACTGAATATCTACTCATAATCCTAAATGAG gatgaagatgatgatgcaaTGCTGCTTGCAGCACAATTCTGTTCTGATCCTTTATCTTCAGTTTCTGTTGATGCAGGAGTCTCGTATTCTTTATATGCTAG GATCGAGTCGATTGGATGTTTAGAAATTCAGGGGAAGTTTGGTAGCTTGCAGAGGAAACAAATTACTCTTGTAGACAATGATAATTTCAGGGTAAAATTTGTACTATGGGGTGATCAGATCATGCTTGCCAATCTTTTCAG TGTAGGAAGTTGGCTAGCTTTGGATCGACCatttgtttcaacttgtattGAAATGGATTCATCTGAAGAAGTATGTCTGGAATATGGGAGTGTTACTCAACTCTATTTGGTGCCTTTCATTCGACATGAAGAACAA GTATCTGTGGCATCAACACAAAATCATTATCAAGGGTCAAAAGTGTTGACTGCAGTTGACCCAAGTCAAGGAACTAAAGTTTCTCAAGTCACCTTGCCATGTGATTCTCGAGGAGCCATTGACTTCAGTAGCTACCCTTTCAGG TTATTTGCAGGTGATCTTAGAGATAAGATGACTAGCATAAGCATCTATGGCACAGTTACAGATATTAAAACCACAAATAATCAAGAATCCATATTCTTGTTGAGAATTCAAGATCCAACTGGAGAAATATGGGCCAACCTACATTTTCTCAAATCatg GTCATTAGGGAAATTAAGCATTGGTCACACAGTATACATTGCTGGCTTAACATGCTCTATCACAAAACACAAGAG TATCGAAGTTTCATGGCATGAGAAAGAAGGCGGATCTTTTTTTGTTAACCTCAGTTGCTTACCAGCTTTGTTAAACTCTTCATGTCTTCACAAATCCTCCACACTTTCAGATCTATCAGTATCACCCAAAACTAGCAACACACAT GTGTGTCGAATTTGGCTAGAAAACATCGAACCCTGTGATGTAAATTTACGATATTGTCACTCATCATGTGGACACTCGGTTACAAAGAAACGTGGGTCCCACTGCAGCTTCTGTGGTTGTGactgtgatgatgatgatgtcatCCATAGTTTCCATTTAAAAGTCACGATTGCAGATGATACTGGGAAAGTTATAGCCTGGTGCACAGACCACACAGCTACTGAGCTCCTGCAAATTTCTCCTGATGAATTCTACAACTTGCCTGAG GAAGAGCAAATAATGTATCCGTCTTCTCTTGAGCATGAGAGGTTCATCGTTGCATTGGTTAATTCTGGATCAGCGGATAATATCTCCAATTGGGAAATCACTCAGGCATTGAAGTCCGACTAA
- the LOC111914168 gene encoding FIP1[III]-like protein isoform X1, with amino-acid sequence MEDVDDDFGDLYADVEVEASSAMNVAPQFSQLQFVSDETGKRNSALEASSDKEDRVSDGDEDDDDDDDDLNIVLNSDDDSVRHGEGLTISRTNTNLRSGELEDEDDDNIGKEEIAGGKAVGNSHSLYKYSRSQSAAYGSESKGNGSVPAAYLSREDNGYSQRSMGPQHAQRFSLPWSRSILDVNIDVFEQKPWKHPGADITDYFNFGLNEDTWKLYCNQVDEYRHRGPMSSGSPVSEPTQLIEMKGRAIQVEDSIVERQSSMDIRRQLDRDSDVIQITIVDPEEHCCESVKEGSGNLETSVPEASTHGDVSGDDRTDHLSFSSSSEDESFEGNHLETDIDALKRGSNGRSRSKPVTQDSKKNEIHQCSGGTDEAIKTSDNTKERTGEDTCTTDLSIMPAESSEAEKSPKNHCKSFEDRWKSYSHERCSSTELTRSRKPGYHHSEGLKISDKYHRYHSRCHSPVYNDRTRKDSKPKYHHENDDIIFSRRRDEERKHREHRYRGRHSTPVYNHRTYDYERLHPFDPYNEEGMLYSKESEPPLDYYHGERFSEYERFGPKMGRPVFRRLEEEEYYDEQRRYTNEFGKRKGNNVHFGHKGIHDEFFLEREYSQDIKGENFRSFAYNDDMEKDEYEHVNHEAYTRWEFRGSGRNERKVGSPSSELNNPLPNREESHINNGRWHDDMMPRSSLYGRQRRYEEGELSERFRYDDSEPFDYTVDYDDRVDVVRSRDHHWQPEMQMKDDDIMIPFDDAYIKRHKYKFERASNVKYEGSHEKRFQGRRDPDITHGGSYEWVFMNSHMVDGSVHVDDLKNAADGCGGYKRKREVISGKKYGESGKKPSPSCRNSCLVVREGKSSKRLPTKAIHQRQHLDIEEGQILDTGPTKDENGSHNQKEKTGLDKSRILEARAKMEKRRARFNETTKMESDNTTTAKKVGVGDLFQEKGSNKPQRPPRKRRWGGS; translated from the exons ATGGAGGACGTGGATGATGATTTCGGCGATTTATACGCAGATGTTGAAGTGGAAGCAAGTTCAGCCATGAATGTTGCTCCACAATTTTCTCAATTACAGTTTGTAAGCGATGAAACTGGTAAGCGGAACAGTGCTTTAGAGGCGAGTAGTGATAAAGAGGACAGAGTAAGTGATGGCGATGAggacgacgacgacgacgacgatgATTTGAATATCGTCTTGAATAGCGACGATGATAGTGTAAGGCATGGGGAGGGTTTAACAATTTCACGGACTAATACAAATTTGCGGAGTGGAGAGTTAGAAGATGAAGACGATGATAATATCGGTAAAGAAGAAATTGCGGGAGGGAAAGCGGTCGGTAATTCGCATTCACTGTACAAG TATTCAAGATCTCAATCAGCAGCATATGGAAGTGAATCAAAAGGAAATGGAAGTGTTCCAGCAGCTTATTTGTCTCGGGAGGATAATGGGTATAGTCAGCGATCAATGGGACCTCAACATGCACAAAGATTCTCACTTCCTTGGTCTAG GAGCATACTAGATGTAAATATTGATGTATTTGAGCAGAAGCCTTGGAAGCATCCTGGAGCAGATATAACAGACTATTTCAATTTCGGGTTGAATGAAGATACTTGGAAGCTTTATTGCAACCAAGTG GATGAATATCGTCATAGAGGACCAATGTCAAGTGGGAGTCCAGTGTCAGAGCCTACACAATTAATAGAG ATGAAAGGAAGGGCAATTCAGGTAGAAGACAGCATTGTTGAACGACAATCATCCATGGATATAAGGCGTCAACTGGATCGTGATTCAGATGTTATACAA ATCACCATTGTGGATCCAGAGGAACATTGTTGTGAGTCAGTAAAAGAAGGATCAGGTAATCTTGAGACTTCTGTTCCAGAAGCATCTACTCATGGAGATGTTAGTGGGGATGATAGAACAGATCATCTTTCTTTTAGTAGTtcaagtgaagatgaatcttttgAAGGGAATCATTTGGAGACTGATATAGATGCCCTTAAAAG GGGTTCTAATGGAAGAAGTAGAAGTAAGCCTGTGACACAAGAttctaaaaaaaatgaaatcCATCAATGTTCAGGAGGAACTGATGAAGCAATAAAAACTTCAGACAACACAAAGGAAAGAACAGGTGAGGATACATGCACCACAGATCTATCCATAATGCCTGCAGAATCATCAGAGGCTGAAAAGAGCCCTAAAAACCATTGCAAATCATTTGAAGATAGGTGGAAATCTTATAGTCATGAGAGGTGTTCATCTACTGAGTTGACTCGGTCACGGAAGCCTGGTTATCATCATTCAGAGGGCTTGAAAATATCAGATAAGTACCATAGATATCATTCAAGATGCCATAGTCCTGTATATAACGATAGGACCCGTAAAGATTCTAAACCCAAATATCACCATGAAaatgatgacatcatcttctcaaGAAGAAGAGATGAAGAAAGAAAACATCGGGAGCATAGATATCGTGGAAGACACAGTACTCCTGTATATAATCATAGGACCTATGATTATGAGAGACTGCATCCTTTTGATCCTTATAATGAGGAAGGCATGTTATATTCAAAAGAATCAGAACCTCCTCTTGATTATTACCATGGTGAAAGGTTTTCTGAGTATGAAAGATTTGGACCCAAAATGGGTCGACCCGTTTTCAGAAGATTAGAAGAGGAGGAATATTATGATGAACAAAGAAGATATACCAATGAGTTTGGTAAAAGGAAAGGAAATAATGTGCATTTTGGACATAAAGGAATACATGATGAATTTTTTCTTGAACGTGAATATTCCCaagatataaaaggtgaaaaTTTTCGATCTTTTGCTTATAATGATGACATGGAAAAAGATGAATATGAACATGTAAATCATGAAGCATATACCAGATGGGAATTTAGAGGCTCTGGAAGAAATGAGAGGAAGGTTGGTAGTCCATCTTCTGAACTAAATAACCCTTTGCCAAATAGGGAAGAATCCCATATCAATAATGGAAGATGGCATGATGACATGATGCCTAGAAGTAGTTTATATGGAAGACAAAGGAGATATGAAGAAGGGGAATTGAGTGAAAGATTTAGATATGATGATTCTGAACCTTTTGATTACACAGTTGATTATGATGATCGTGTGGATGTGGTAAGAAGTAGGGACCACCATTGGCAACCTGAAATGCAAATGAAAGATGATGACATTATGATACCATTTGATGATGCATATATAAAAAGGCATAAATACAAGTTTGAAAGAGCTTCAAATGTTAAGTATGAAGGGAGTCATGAAAAAAGATTCCAAGGGAGAAGGGATCCAGATATTACACATGGAGGGAGTTATGAGTGGGTGTTCATGAATTCACATATGGTTGATGGATCTGTTCATGTTGATGATTTAAAAAATGCAGCAGATGGGTGTGGGGGGTATAAACGGAAAAGGGAAGTAATTAGTGGAAAAAAGTATGGAGAGAGTGGTAAAAAACCATCACCGAGCTGCAGGAATTCATGCTTGGTTGTTCGGGAAGGAAAG TCTTCCAAAAGACTTCCAACAAAAGCAATCCACCAACGTCAACATTTGGACATCGAGGAAGGTCAGATTCTAGACACGGGACCCACAAAAGACGAAAACGGGTCTCATAATCAAAAAGAAAAGACTGGGCTCGACAAATCTCGGATTCTGGAGGCAAGGGCAAAAATGGAAAAACGAAGAGCACGTTTTAACGAAACCACTAAAATGGAATCAGATAACACAACAACAGCAAAAAAGGTTGGAGTTGGGGATTTGTTTCAAGAAAAGGGCTCAAATAAACCACAAAGACCACCTAGAAAGCGGAGATGGGGAGGAAGCTGA
- the LOC111914168 gene encoding FIP1[III]-like protein isoform X2: MEDVDDDFGDLYADVEVEASSAMNVAPQFSQLQFVSDETGKRNSALEASSDKEDRVSDGDEDDDDDDDDLNIVLNSDDDSVRHGEGLTISRTNTNLRSGELEDEDDDNIGKEEIAGGKAVGNSHSLYKYSRSQSAAYGSESKGNGSVPAAYLSREDNGYSQRSMGPQHAQRFSLPWSRSILDVNIDVFEQKPWKHPGADITDYFNFGLNEDTWKLYCNQVDEYRHRGPMSSGSPVSEPTQLIEMKGRAIQVEDSIVERQSSMDIRRQLDRDSDVIQITIVDPEEHCCESVKEGSGNLETSVPEASTHGDVSGDDRTDHLSFSSSSEDESFEGNHLETDIDALKRGSNGRSRSKPVTQDSKKNEIHQCSGGTDEAIKTSDNTKERTGEDTCTTDLSIMPAESSEAEKSPKNHCKSFEDRWKSYSHERCSSTELTRSRKPGYHHSEGLKISDKYHRYHSRCHSPVYNDRTRKDSKPKYHHENDDIIFSRRRDEERKHREHRYRGRHSTPVYNHRTYDYERLHPFDPYNEEGMLYSKESEPPLDYYHGERFSEYERFGPKMGRPVFRRLEEEEYYDEQRRYTNEFGKRKGNNVHFGHKGIHDEFFLEREYSQDIKGENFRSFAYNDDMEKDEYEHVNHEAYTRWEFRGSGRNERKVGSPSSELNNPLPNREESHINNGRWHDDMMPRSSLYGRQRRYEEGELSERFRYDDSEPFDYTVDYDDRVDVVRSRDHHWQPEMQMKDDDIMIPFDDAYIKRHKYKFERASNVKYEGSHEKRFQGRRDPDITHGGSYEWVFMNSHMVDGSVHVDDLKNAADGCGGYKRKREVISGKKYGESGKKPSPSCRNSCLVVREGKI; the protein is encoded by the exons ATGGAGGACGTGGATGATGATTTCGGCGATTTATACGCAGATGTTGAAGTGGAAGCAAGTTCAGCCATGAATGTTGCTCCACAATTTTCTCAATTACAGTTTGTAAGCGATGAAACTGGTAAGCGGAACAGTGCTTTAGAGGCGAGTAGTGATAAAGAGGACAGAGTAAGTGATGGCGATGAggacgacgacgacgacgacgatgATTTGAATATCGTCTTGAATAGCGACGATGATAGTGTAAGGCATGGGGAGGGTTTAACAATTTCACGGACTAATACAAATTTGCGGAGTGGAGAGTTAGAAGATGAAGACGATGATAATATCGGTAAAGAAGAAATTGCGGGAGGGAAAGCGGTCGGTAATTCGCATTCACTGTACAAG TATTCAAGATCTCAATCAGCAGCATATGGAAGTGAATCAAAAGGAAATGGAAGTGTTCCAGCAGCTTATTTGTCTCGGGAGGATAATGGGTATAGTCAGCGATCAATGGGACCTCAACATGCACAAAGATTCTCACTTCCTTGGTCTAG GAGCATACTAGATGTAAATATTGATGTATTTGAGCAGAAGCCTTGGAAGCATCCTGGAGCAGATATAACAGACTATTTCAATTTCGGGTTGAATGAAGATACTTGGAAGCTTTATTGCAACCAAGTG GATGAATATCGTCATAGAGGACCAATGTCAAGTGGGAGTCCAGTGTCAGAGCCTACACAATTAATAGAG ATGAAAGGAAGGGCAATTCAGGTAGAAGACAGCATTGTTGAACGACAATCATCCATGGATATAAGGCGTCAACTGGATCGTGATTCAGATGTTATACAA ATCACCATTGTGGATCCAGAGGAACATTGTTGTGAGTCAGTAAAAGAAGGATCAGGTAATCTTGAGACTTCTGTTCCAGAAGCATCTACTCATGGAGATGTTAGTGGGGATGATAGAACAGATCATCTTTCTTTTAGTAGTtcaagtgaagatgaatcttttgAAGGGAATCATTTGGAGACTGATATAGATGCCCTTAAAAG GGGTTCTAATGGAAGAAGTAGAAGTAAGCCTGTGACACAAGAttctaaaaaaaatgaaatcCATCAATGTTCAGGAGGAACTGATGAAGCAATAAAAACTTCAGACAACACAAAGGAAAGAACAGGTGAGGATACATGCACCACAGATCTATCCATAATGCCTGCAGAATCATCAGAGGCTGAAAAGAGCCCTAAAAACCATTGCAAATCATTTGAAGATAGGTGGAAATCTTATAGTCATGAGAGGTGTTCATCTACTGAGTTGACTCGGTCACGGAAGCCTGGTTATCATCATTCAGAGGGCTTGAAAATATCAGATAAGTACCATAGATATCATTCAAGATGCCATAGTCCTGTATATAACGATAGGACCCGTAAAGATTCTAAACCCAAATATCACCATGAAaatgatgacatcatcttctcaaGAAGAAGAGATGAAGAAAGAAAACATCGGGAGCATAGATATCGTGGAAGACACAGTACTCCTGTATATAATCATAGGACCTATGATTATGAGAGACTGCATCCTTTTGATCCTTATAATGAGGAAGGCATGTTATATTCAAAAGAATCAGAACCTCCTCTTGATTATTACCATGGTGAAAGGTTTTCTGAGTATGAAAGATTTGGACCCAAAATGGGTCGACCCGTTTTCAGAAGATTAGAAGAGGAGGAATATTATGATGAACAAAGAAGATATACCAATGAGTTTGGTAAAAGGAAAGGAAATAATGTGCATTTTGGACATAAAGGAATACATGATGAATTTTTTCTTGAACGTGAATATTCCCaagatataaaaggtgaaaaTTTTCGATCTTTTGCTTATAATGATGACATGGAAAAAGATGAATATGAACATGTAAATCATGAAGCATATACCAGATGGGAATTTAGAGGCTCTGGAAGAAATGAGAGGAAGGTTGGTAGTCCATCTTCTGAACTAAATAACCCTTTGCCAAATAGGGAAGAATCCCATATCAATAATGGAAGATGGCATGATGACATGATGCCTAGAAGTAGTTTATATGGAAGACAAAGGAGATATGAAGAAGGGGAATTGAGTGAAAGATTTAGATATGATGATTCTGAACCTTTTGATTACACAGTTGATTATGATGATCGTGTGGATGTGGTAAGAAGTAGGGACCACCATTGGCAACCTGAAATGCAAATGAAAGATGATGACATTATGATACCATTTGATGATGCATATATAAAAAGGCATAAATACAAGTTTGAAAGAGCTTCAAATGTTAAGTATGAAGGGAGTCATGAAAAAAGATTCCAAGGGAGAAGGGATCCAGATATTACACATGGAGGGAGTTATGAGTGGGTGTTCATGAATTCACATATGGTTGATGGATCTGTTCATGTTGATGATTTAAAAAATGCAGCAGATGGGTGTGGGGGGTATAAACGGAAAAGGGAAGTAATTAGTGGAAAAAAGTATGGAGAGAGTGGTAAAAAACCATCACCGAGCTGCAGGAATTCATGCTTGGTTGTTCGGGAAGGAAAG ATATGA